A genomic segment from Bufo bufo chromosome 8, aBufBuf1.1, whole genome shotgun sequence encodes:
- the PRRC2B gene encoding protein PRRC2B isoform X8, with protein sequence MSDRLGQISKGKDGKSKYSSLNLFDKYKGKSIEAVRTTVIPRHGLQSLGKVAAARRMPPPANLPSLKSENKGNDPNILIVPKDGTGWANKQEHPDQKSSSVTAPQQPESLPQQGLPKSVSSLQKPTTVNSSENISLVPGGPKSWAQLNGKPAGHEGGSRGSNRLLSFSPEEFPTLKAAGEQDKAGKEKSGLDPSYGPGPSLRPQSKPLALLPDVTSWREGGGRSITGGVSPTVSPTEPGSKSTAPADSAPSTVQASSDPKELSLRPAQPTRKGASPFMGNTYHPPTYHDMLPAFMCSQHSAEPTGTLDRASFPVLSSQSRLEPRVPFRQYQMNSQDGRKDIRPSGGGLRPVRSQRPQPERAPRATIINAEDLKELDDLDNDAEDGWAGIHDEVDYSEKLKFSEDEEEEEAPRDRSKWIGWECRRQRQVSFNSTEGTEAKHPAEDGKVWSEQVAHPRPTRRGQEAVQTTPRKANSWAAVAEHPKPSAVSVLRQPSVEEKEEKAPPRQKFVTSEISEAVERARKRREEEERRNREERLAACAAKLKQLDQKTKQASKSGAETPKRMENKENEDPRSPVSDRSIPQENAQNFRRDYSQESPSEYIDEEPPAAPRAESSSEDDCRESASPVQDFSKHQKLMPPRFQRQQQEQLYKMQQWQQQAYVASTHSSHPRTFYSHPPQVLGFDPRWMMMPSYMDPRIPPGRAAVDFYPSSIHPPGVMKHIIQQEAVGGGCQPEDCQPSERSPQSAEPVSGWSQESYMHLQSKAYALAQQKPMDGAADGCYSRNESSYCSLRERSDAVHAHQESLDERGEEYLIGNYEKSAGVFSSCLSPQRKGQDSSYHHLESVADSGVIGGPQSSAQCKQSEFMNDKKPQFNGWGYGHHQKSSDTASSAEEEPKEELNVVHEAWKRQEQGGQDSTGGADWRNESVPNSNQPHSESLGRSRRTGPIKKPILKALKVEEKELEKSKPETKEPVKTMKEKLLSKLDSAPKVEPAPISSSSSAQVEEKTQLGVQESENVPQEKIEKSWGTKSSAPRESNSVPQTKKSNWIFIDEEQAFGGRTRGRGRGFRDFSFRGRGSAGPYNGQRVNRGRGLREFNPTEDFRNRFSRRRGVSETHSEGSEYEELPKRRRQRGAENEPPMEREADDTRKGDFQDSWRSNRNYSDDSNSIDSKSRAPRAFGRSLPPRLSNSYSRRPFPSKESSHWNAKSGGSNWQEYNGSSEPYGTRHSADREHGGDYNYTDSLHHRRGFDETQGDDRRPFFQDEYSDRESLDKRSFVRRRPPRQDKPPRFRRLRQERETAGPWSGEEVGGYVNNHEHWQARPKMTFPERPGPPARRSPDRPYHNSDHVNEDWETASESSDFSEKRPGEADGDGNLSGNGFSEKRELSKRSFSSQRPLVDRRKVETSGYDERPPRVGGNPRDYQQNSTSAKTSRCSEDSYTQDGSHHRYGLERSAQCDSGEASGKSLERDSRPAGLKAGEKSEAMTAFDLKYGDSVIEEDAEAGAESYSDMNSKPRRALDKDRRKKDQMVQVTTKNSSLQSRIPPRFAKKQNGMCLDQTEVPGKEIWESSTQGISVQTGSDTWSKPGSSFSTESASSEGFKGSQGDSGIDLSAESRESSATSSQRSSPYGTMKPEELNGAVMESKSDCPKEQGQKQSEKKEPDSGPGMNKEHKPGPIGNERSLKNRKGSEGAERLEGSVPPVNGVEIHVDSVLPVPNIEFGVSPKDADYSLPPGSAPGPAASSVVKLQDALVNKAGLSQSIPMLRRDHHLQQGMGLTPMSYPTADLTLKMESARKAWENSPSLPEQSSPAGPGSGIQPPSSVGTSAGVNYSSFGGVSMPPMPVASVAPSASLPGNHIPPLYLESHMFAGQPRLVQQTMPQQQGYQQAAAAQQIPMSLHTSLQAQAQLSMRGGLPVSQSQEMYSSMQPFRSQVYMHPSLSQASAMVLTSGTGLKAQYSPFPGMQPLEMVKTQAASPYQPLSGSQQLMYESQLNQAAGMMDSPLTQLTMPMAGSQLGMPRYSSGQQPMLLPQSIQIPQGQNMPVGGPRRMQPSVLTAGREFPPQSSQMEMKGFHFTEGKQSMQTAASLQAQHSYRPASASPSGKSPGAGPSANLGHYPQQQVKPRTDEKCGLVSPKLPDAPTASQMKPVRTGAIKTSVAKMEESAA encoded by the exons ATGTCCGATCGTTTGGGGCAGATATCCAAGGGAAAGGATGGGAAAAGCAAGTACTCGTCTCTCAACCTGTTTGACAAGTATAAAGGGAAGTCAATAGAAGCTGTCagaaccacag TTATACCTAGACATGGCTTACAGAGTCTTGGGAAAGTTGCCGCTGCTCGGCGTATGCCTCCCCCTGCAAACCTGCCAAGCCTGAAATCTGAGAACAAAGGAAACGACCCCAATATTCTTATAGTGCCCAAAGACGGAACAGGATGGGCAAACAAACAAGAGCATCCAGACCAAAAGAG TTCCAGTGTGACAGCTCCTCAGCAGCCGGAGTCGCTGCCGCAGCAGGGTTTGCCGAAATCTGTCTCCAGTTTACAGAAACCGACCACAGTGAACAGTTCGGAG aataTAAGTTTAGTGCCAGGTGGACCAAAGTCATGGGCTCAGCTGAACGGAAAGCCAGCAGGACACGAAGGTG GTTCAAGGGGCTCAAACCGACTGTTGTCCTTCTCTCCCGAGGAATTTCCAACGCTGAAAGCAGCTGGCGAGCAAGACAAGGCTGGCAAAGAAAAGAGCGGCTTAGATCCGTCGTATGGGCCCGGACCAAGCCTCCGCCCCCAGAGTAAGCCCCTCGCCCTGCTTCCCG ATGTCACCAGTTGGAGGGAGGGCGGTGGGAGAAGCATCACCGGTGGCGTCTCTCCAACCGTCTCTCCTACTGAGCCGGGCAGCAAATCCACTGCTCCTGCAGatagtgccccctccacagtgcaAGCTAGTAGTGACCCTAAGGAGCTCTCGCTGCGCCCGGCTCAGCCCACCAGAAAAGGGGCTTCACCGTTCATGGGAAACACCTACCATCCACCTACATACCATGATATGCTGCCAGCTTTT ATGTGCTCTCAGCACTCTGCAGAACCCACTGGGACATTGGATCGAGCTTCCTTCCCCGTCCTTTCCTCTCAATCTCGCCTTGAACCTCGCGTACCCTTTAGACAATATCAGATGAACAGTCAGGATGG CAGAAAAGATATCAGGCCTAGCGGTGGCGGTTTACGGCCTGTGCGGTCACAGCGCCCTCAACCGGAGAGGGCTCCGCGAGCCACCATTATAAACGCAGAAGATCTCAAAGAACTGGATGACCTGGACAATGACGCTGAAGACGGCTGGGCTG GCATTCACGATGAAGTGGATTATTCtgagaaactaaaatttagtgaagatgaggaggaagaagaagccCCGAGAGACAGAAGTAAATG gATCGGCTGGGAGTGCCGGAGGCAGCGCCAAGTTTCCTTTAATTCTACTGAAGGCACCGAAGCCAAACACCCTGCAGAGGATGGGAAAGTATGGAGCGAGCAAGTGGCACATCCACGCCCAACCAGAAGGGGGCAGGAAGCTGTGCAGACCACTCCACGGAAAGCCAACAGCTGGGCCGCCGTAGCTGAACACCCG AAGCCTTCGGCAGTCTCTGTATTGCGGCAGCCTTCTGttgaggagaaggaagagaaagCTCCTCCGAGGCAGAAGTTCGTTACCTCTGAAATATCAGAAGCAGTTGAACGAGCTCGTAAGCGACGTGAGGAGGAAGAGCGCCGGAATCGCGAAGAACGGTTAGCGGCCTGTGCTGCAAAACTAAAACAGCTGGACCAGAAGACCAAACAGGCTTCTAAATCTGGGGCCGAGACTCCGAAGCGAATGGAAAACAAAGAGAACGAAGACCCCAGATCTCCAGTGTCAGACCGAAGCATTCCTCAGGAGAACGCCCAGAATTTCCGAAGAG ATTATTCCCAGGAATCTCCCTCCGAGTATATAGACGAGGAGCCTCCTGCAGCCCCCAGAGCTGAGAGCAGCAGTGAAGATGACTGCAGAGAGTCTGCGTCTCCAGTGCAGGATTTCAGCAAGCACCAGAAGCTGATGCCACCGAGGTTCCAGAGGCAGCAACAG GAGCAGTTATACAAGAtgcagcagtggcagcagcaagcttatGTGGCGTCTACCCACTCCAGCCACCCGCGCACCTTCTACTCCCATCCCCCCCAGGTGTTGGGGTTTGATCCTCGCTGGATGATGATGCCTTCCTATATGGATCCCCGGATTCCTCCCGGTCGTGCTGCTGTAGATTTCTATCCTTCTTCCATACACCCACCAG GTGTGATGAAACATATTATCCAGCAAGAAGCTGTGGGTGGAGGCTGCCAGCCCGAGGATTGCCAGCCGTCAGAACGCAGTCCTCAGTCTGCTGAACCGGTGTCTGGATGGAGCCAGGAGAGTTACATGCACTTGCAGAGCAAAGCCTATGCCCTGGCGCAGCAGAAGCCGATGGACGGTGCTGCGGACGGCTGTTACAGCAG GAATGAGAGCTCTTACTGCTCCCTAAGGGAGAGGTCCGATGCTGTCCATGCCCACCAAGAGTCTTTAGATGAGAGGGGCGAGGAATATCTTATTGGAAATTATGAGAAGTCTGCGGGGGTGTTCAGTAGCTGCCTCTCGCCCCAAAGAAAGGGTCAGGACAGCTCCTACCATCATCTGGAGAGTGTGGCGGACTCTGGTGTCATTGGGGGGCCGCAAAGCAGTGCGCAGTGCAAGCAGTCAGAGTTTATGAATGACAAGAAGCCGCAGTTTAATGGTTGGGGGTATGGGCATCATCAGAAGTCTTCTGATACGGCTAGTAGTGCAGAAGAGGAGCCTAAAGAAGAGCTTAATGTGGTCCATGAGGCATGGAAAAGGCAAGAGCAAGGAGGTCAGGACTCTACTGGTGGAGCAGACTGGAGGAACGAGTCCGTTCCCAACTCTAACCAACCACACTCTGAAAGCCTGGGAAGGAGTCGCCGGACCGGTCCTATAAAGAAACCCATACTGAAAGCTCTTAAGGTGGAGGAGAAGGAACTAGAGAAAAGCAAACCCGAAACGAAGGAGCCTGTGAAAACCATGAAGGAAAAGCTGCTCTCAAAGCTAGACAGTGCGCCAAAAGTGGAGCCTGCGCCTATAAGCTCCTCCTCTAGCGCTCAGGTCGAGGAAAAAACCCAACTTGGCGTCCAAGAGTCTGAAAATGTTCCCCAGGAGAAGATTGAAAAAAGTTGGGGCACAAAGTCATCTGCTCCTCGTGAGTCTAACTCTGTTCCTCAAACCAAAAAGAGCAACTGGATATTTATTGATGAGGAGCAGGCTTTTGGGGGTAGAAcccgaggcagaggaagagggttCAGAGACTTCAGTTTCCGAGGCCGAGGTTCTGCTGGCCCTTATAATGGTCAGAGGGTCAACCGAGGCCGAGGGCTTCGAGAATTTAACCCCACTGAGGATTTTCGAAATAGGTTCTCCCGGCGGCGGGGTGTTAGTGAAACCCACAGTGAAGGGTCTGAATATGAGGAGCTACCCAAACGTAGACGCCAGCGGGGGGCAGAGAACGAACCCCCTATGGAAAGAGAAGCTGATGACACAAGAAAAGGAGACTTCCAAGATTCTTGGCGATCCAATAGAAATTACTCGGATGACTCAAATAGTATAGACTCTAAATCCCGGGCCCCGAGGGCATTTGGAAGATCGCTTCCTCCCAGGCTTAGTAACAGTTACAGCAGACGGCCATTCCCCTCTAAGGAGTCTTCACACTGGAACGCTAAGTCTGGAGGGTCTAATTGGCAAGAGTACAATGGATCATCAGAACCATATGGAACACGGCACAGCGCCGACCGAGAGCATGGCGGTGACTACAACTACACTGACTCCCTCCATCATAGGAGAGGCTTCGATGAAACCCAAGGAGATGACAGGCGGCCATTTTTCCAAGATGAATATTCGGATCGAGAGAGTTTGGACAAAAGATCATTTGTTAGAAGACGACCGCCTCGTCAAGATAAACCCCCCAGATTTCGGCGTCTCAGGCAGGAAAGGGAAACTGCCGGGCCCTGGAGTGGGGAAGAGGTGGGCGGCTATGTGAACAATCATGAGCACTGGCAGGCCCGTCCaaagatgacctttcctgagagaCCCGGGCCACCTGCCAGAAGATCTCCAGATCGTCCCTACCACAACTCCGACCACGTGAACGAGGATTGGGAAACTGCATCTGAGAGCAGCGACTTCAGCGAGAAGCGGCCAGGAGAGGCGGACGGAGACGGAAACCTTTCTGGAAACGGCTTCTCTGAGAAAAGAGAACTGTCTAAAAGGAGCTTCTCCAGCCAGAGACCTCTGGTAGACCGACGCAAGGTGgaaacctctggatatgatgagAGGCCACCAAGGGTCGGAGGGAATCCTCGTGACTACCAGCAAAACTCCACCTCTGCCAAGACTAG TCGCTGTTCTGAAGATTCTTATACGCAAGATGGCAGCCACCACCGATACGGGTTAGAAAGGTCTGCTCAGTGTGACAGCGGAGAGGCTTCAGGCAAGAGCTTGGAGCGGGATTCCAGGCCGGCAGGGCTCAAAGCGGGCGAGAAGTCGGAAGCCATGACTGCTTTTGATCTGAAATACGGAG ACTCCGTTATTGAGGAGGACGCCGAGGCGGGAGCAGAGTCCTATTCCGACATGAACAGTAAGCCCCGACGAGCTCTGGACAAAGATCGCAGGAAAAAGGATCAGATGGTTCAG GTGACTACCAAGAACAGCAGCCTACAATCAAGGATTCCTCCTCGTTTCGCCAAAAAGCAGAACGGCATGTGCCTGGACCAGACTGAGGTTCCTGGTAAAGAGATCTGGGAGAGCAGCACTCAAG GTATCTCCGTTCAGACCGGCAGTGATACTTGGAGCAAGCCTGGCAGCAGCTTCAGTACAGAGTCTGCCTCCTCAGAG GGTTTCAAAGGCAGCCAGGGCGACAGTGGCATTGACCTGAGCGCTGAATCCAGAGAATCGTCTGCCACTTCCTCACAGCGTAGTTCTCCATATGGGACAATGAAACCAGAGGAGCTGAATGGCGCAGTCATGGAGTCGAAATCTGACTGCCCTAAAGAGCAGGGTCAGAAACAGTCAGAAAAGAAG GAGCCAGACTCTGGGCCGGGAATGAACAAGGAGCACAAACCCGGTCCCATTGGCAACGAGCGCTCTCTAAAGAACCGGAAAGGTTCAGAAGGGGCAGAGCGATTAGAGGGCAGTGTGCCTCCTGTCAATGGCGTCGAAATCCACGTGGATTCTGTTCTTCCTGTTCCCAATATTGAATTTGGAGTAAGCCCGAAA GATGCGGATTACTCTTTACCCCCTGGATCTGCTCCTGGACCTGCTGCTAGCTCCGTTGTGAAGCTTCAGGACGCCCTAGTGAACAAG GCTGGTCTGTCACAGTCCATACCCATGCTGAGAAGAGATCATCACCTGCAGCAAGGGATGGGACTAACCCCCATGTCATACCCCACTGCCGACCTTACACTGAAG ATGGAGTCTGCCCGCAAGGCCTGGGAAAACTCGCCCAGTTTGCCAGAACAGAGTTCCCCAGCCGGCCCTGGCTCGGGTATACAGCCACCCTCCAGTGTTGGAACGTCAGCAGGTGTCAATTACAGCTCATTTGGTGGAGTGTCAATGCCACCCATGCCCGTTGCCTCCGTGGCCCCTTCAGCATCTCTTCCAG GTAACCACATTCCCCCTCTCTACCTGGAAAGTCACATGTTTGCAGGGCAGCCGCGCCTGGTCCAGCAGACGATGCCTCAGCAGCAGGGATACCAGCAG GCCGCAGCCGCCCAGCAGATCCCTATGTCACTGCACACGTCGCTGCAAGCCCAGGCTCAGCTGAGTATGAGGGGAGGACTACCCGTCTCCCAGTCACAGGAAATGTACAGCTCCATGCAGCCGTTTAG GTCCCAGGTGTACATGCACCCCAGCTTGTCACAGGCCAGTGCTATGGTTCTGACCAGTGGCACTGGTCTCAAGGCTCAGTACTCGCCATTTCCGGGAATGCAGCCTCTGGAGATGGTGAAGACGCAGGCGGCATCCCCTTATCAGCCTCTGAGTGGAAGTCAGCAGCTGATGTATGAAAGTCAGCTGAACCAGGCAGCCGGCATGATGGACTCCCCCCTCACACAG TTAACCATGCCAATGGCCGGCTCTCAGCTTGGGATGCCTCGGTATAGCTCCGGACAGCAGCCAATGCTTCTGCCGCAGTCCATTCAGATCCCACAGGGACAGAACATGCCGGTGGGCGGCCCGCGGAGGATGCAGCCTTCAGTCCTGACAGCAGGTCGAGAG TTTCCTCCTCAGTCGTCTCAGATGGAGATGAAGGGATTTCATTTCACAGAAGGCAAGCAGAGTATGCAGACCGCAGCCTCTCTGCAAGCACAGCACTCATACCG GCCAGCTTCAGCTAGTCCCAGTGGAAAGTCACCAGGAGCGGGGCCATCTGCCAACTTGGGACACTATCCTCAACAG CAGGTAAAGCCGAGGACTGACGAGAAGTGCGGCCTGGTTTCCCCTAAACTTCCTGACGCGCCCACTGCAAGTCAGATGAAGCCGGTTCGGACAGGGGCCATCAAGACTTCAGTGGCGAAAATGGAGGAGAGCGCGGCCTGA